The genomic DNA cattcCAGTCAGTGTGGAAATGAGGGAaccgatgacatcatccactcactctttcttatgtattttgttatatgaaatattctcattttctccttaaatgtcaagtgaaacaacgattaattcctccctgaacatgtggaattagcattgttaaaTACTGTATGTTTCAAGCAAgatggtccttattgtcaaatctgtaaaatattgtataatgtaaacaataataaaaaaaaaaagaaatagtgagttgggggcatcatcgactgtctcattcgCATTTCACTGAGTTGTGTGTTGTATTGTGGATTCTTGAACtaatatatatgtacagtaaCTGAAAGTAAGGCAGAGAAAATAGGTCTAGTTGCAAATAAGTTTAATGGCAGACTCCCAGATCATATCTGGATATCAAATCAAGCGTGCACAGCCTacagcatgggcggaaatcccaggggggacgtgtcccccctactcagaatagtaggggggacacaatatcaaatgtccccctactatttttggtctttggtGATACtgagaaatatatcactcaaaatgtgaataaaacgtgcgttttcggacgagatgaccttttttttttgcttgtcaaattttccagacccctgtccccctaccttttgggagagatttccgcccctggccTGTAGGATTGGAATCTCTAACCAAGTTCAGAAATGATCATGCTAGGCATGTGCACAAACACAATAGAGGTGGTGAAGATTATTACAGAAAGGTAGCTACTAAATTCTGAATACAACattttgcatatcattgttttgccccaaaataagcaaaattttaaaatgtctggATCTGGATGTACACTGCTGGATCACTTGGTATGAATGTGCGCTTTGATAGCTATATCGCATCGTAGGTGGGCTTTTTTCGATCTTcgactttaaaggggaagttcaccctgacaaaaagtttattgtaaaaataacagaaaaattaatgaaaaatattgccgaaggcttgagaaaaattcatcaaataattaaaaagttattagaatttcaattatttgatttgtgacgtcatatgtgagcagcattcatacatagcgaatggtaaaaaatcaatgaaatgtcattttctcagaaaattgaaaatggttttcattgtaacttttgtatatcaataaacaaatcgtttcacacccgatcatgaaaagaaaacaaaattaagtcatcaggaaccatacaaaatttgaaattaatgcattttatattacatataacatgggacagctgctcgtttatgacgtcacaaatccaaaactttgaactctaataactttcttactctttaacggattttcctcaaaccttcaccaatattttttactatttttctgctatttttacaagaaagtttttttcagggtgaacttccccttgaaCACCTCGAGTGAATCATGTGCTGTTCACTGTGTCAGGTGGGAAATGGTTCCAAGCCATGGAAAGGGTACTCACAACACGAACCCTCTTATTTtaaattgtgatgaaattttcagcgttatgataataataatgataattggatttatatagcgctttttccagaggatacaaagcgctgttgaTTGCAAGTTAAGGTTTATatggttatataagtgtgtttaGAGATGTTTTTGAAGAGGTTAAGAGAAAAGAGGTTTCGAAGAGATGGAGGAAGCTTGTtccaaagacggggggggggtagtccTTTTCCAGGACTGTTCTACTTTTCAGTTAAGTTGTTGATCAAtaaggtgccatgagcctaattacatcaggagggctcaagatatccgttcgacccaacccattcgaattGTTTTCAAtatgatgttgctgattgacaaaactgtatgaatatgattcaaaatctaacactgaatCTAGacatggtaactactgaacttccttcgtcCAAAatgggaagataaaaaagtggcttggaactatttttttttgactggcggactaattagggctattttactgtttgagtcgatgaatttgatccattcatagttatcttcataaatggcaatttatttttaaaatgagctggctacgctaccctttcctggtcagatatggaatgccagatatatatcctatccaatggtagtaaacactccaccctctaatttcacatttatttttttattaattttcaaaagtgccattttaacacacaagtctatggggaatgttttacgcgcttGACACCATAACACAATCTTCGACCTCTACGCCCGAAATGAAAACAGCCGCACGATTTCCTACCGTGAAAGAGGGATAGCGCGATCACTGGGGAAGGCGCGCAGGGGATGGAGAATAAAGCAAATGGAGAGAAATAACAAGTACACCGACGTCTAGAATCTAGActagggggggaggggggagattGAAAGGAGTTGAAACCGACCTGTTTTCTGGACTTTGGAATTACATAGGAAGGAGCAGCAGTAGAACGAAGAGAGTATATGTTAGTTTCAGTTTCTCTATTCAAAGCGACATTTTTTCTGGAGTGGAATAGACCTTCCAGGAGCGGATTggccaataggggggccgaaaaatattttcatcaacattattctCGCTTGGCCGCTGTAATCTGATTTTTTGGGGAGGTTTTTcggggggtagtcctaactaaagactgaagtttgaAGCATATGTTAGTTTtcattgttataaacaagataaggcatgtgagcgcgaagcgcgagctcaaattctttgatattttatgtccttagacctgaagattctgaggagattgtataatcataaaaaagaggtaagtatccaactaaacaatgcgagcgcgaaccgcgagccgaaattctaatatagtaacgtgaaaagggactcaattaggactgttttttagtgattaatgtaGAGGATACAAATATTAGACAAGGCGGCACCAAACAATGTTTGATAAGGGCATTAGTGGTCAAGATATGACGAAACGTTAATGCTATAATGTTTTTCAGTTGAATCATACCGGCGTTGCGCTTTTGGAGGGGCGTCGTCTACCCCTTTCCTACCACCTAGCCCGTttccacctccccccccccttttttttggggggggggtagtaatACTTAGACTTCTTAAATTACCTCTTTCAATGGATAAGTTGGTGGTAAATTAATTTCCACCAAGGGGCATTTCGATGGTGCCCTGGGAACAACTCGATCCCGACTAAGGAACACTTGACAACATTTTTCAGGTCCTAACACAaatcaatggtcaaattttattggCTCCCAGAGGTAAAGTAAAGTATGGTGTCAAAGACTATTAAAACTTGAATCAACGGGCATGACAGGCGTACCAATCCCTTTTCTCTTACATGATGTGAAAGAAATAATCCCTTTCCCATTCCTCAACAGTTCCCTTTGATATTGCTTCCTTTTCAAGTTTCATATCGTGCCTTTTAGAAGCAACAAAACACTTGATGAATTCTGGTCCAAGGGCATCTGTTATCGCAGCATCGGCCAGCAAGGCTTCAATTGCTTCTTCCATGTTGTCTGGGAGTTTCTGTGTCCCGGGTGGAATATGTTCATCCTTGTATGCATCACCTGGTCCGTCGATCCCTTCTGGAAGTGGAAGTTTATTGATGACTCCATCTAATCCAGCAGCAATTGTTGCAGCCATGCTAATGTAAGGACTACAACCACTTGCTCCCAGCCGGTTTTCGATGTATGTGCCACTCCCACCATTCGTTTTAACGCGAAAGGCGCAGGTTCTGTTATCCGGACCCCATGTGGCGTTCCAGGGTGCGACTGAATAGCGTTTGAATCTCTTGAGGCAATTGGTCGTTGGTGCCATCAACACAGCTATTGCTCTGGCGTGAGCCATGAGTCCTGCCACCCAGTGTTGGCCAACCTCCGATAATCCAGTCGGGCTTCCAGCATCGTAAAGCATTGGCACCTTCCCAGCTACGTCCCAGAGGGAATGACAGTAGTGAGCCGAACAGCTAGATCTTTCCGGAAAAGGCTTCGTCATAAATGATGCCACCAATCCTTGCTTCTGAGCAATTTCTTTGATACCAATCTTGTAGGTGTGAGCAGTGTCTGCAGCCTTGATCCCGAACTCCGGGCGGTAGGTGATTTCCAGTTGTCCCATATCAGCTTCAACCCCGTAGCACTCAATATCGACACCAGCCGGAGGCAGGTCATTGAGTATCTGCTGGAAGAATGGTTCGTAAGCTGCCATTGGAATGACTGCTGTGGAATTTGTATATCCGTGTAAAGATTCCATGGTGCCTTCTTTGACTACAAAGAACTCGTGTTCGTGAGCCGACCAAAGCGACAGCCCGTGTTTCTCCAACCTTTCTAACTGCTTCCTGGCTACAACCCTTGGATAGACAGGTACCTTCTCCCCTTCATGGACACCTTCGATCAAGACCCTTGCTGTCTTCGTACACCAAGGCAATATCTGAAAGGTATCCAGATCTGGAAAAGCCAGACAATCAGAGTAGTGAATTTCCTCGCCATACCCACTATTCGGGGCGATACGCCCCCTTGGATCATAAGCCATGTAACCCATAGAGATGTTTATTCCTCTAGTTGCCATCTTCTCAAAATGCCTTGTTGGAATAGCTCTGCAGTGTGGGATCCCGTACATATCGGATTGCTCAAAACGCACCGAAGTGATGCCATTCTCCTCAAGACGCTTCTTGATAAGTTCCATGGTTTTGTCTTTTAAAGACGGAGATTCTGGATAAAAATCAAATCGGAgatattattctttatttttttgttaaatttttacatttcaattatttttttttacatttttatagatttattcatgtatttctttcatATAAGATTAATTCATCCATTCCTCCATATTCATCtatatggagcgttgtggcccagtggattagtcttcggactttaaaacagagggtcgtgggttcgaatcccagccatggtgtaatttccttcagcaagaaactgatccacagtgtgctgcactcaacccaggtgaggtaaatgggtaccggtaggaagtaattccttaaaaagctgtgtgcgctatatATGAACGGTTAGCTTATCCGGGTAATAATATATAGGAGCGCCtcgagcacctaacaaggtggatatgtgcgcaatataaattgcctatattattatctatctatctaataactATCTACCTATCCATTCATCCACTGTCGTTACAAATTGGGCACAATGTTCGTCTACACGTACAAGTGGTAGTTTTCACGACCAGATACCATAttcataaaagttaccattttGATGACTTTGCCTTGCAACGgtaacttgcatgaaatccttgattttgattagatGTTGAGTATGGTTACCAAGgcagttaccattggatgacaGAACTaaaataatagtaacttttatgcaatggtaTATCCAAATGGGTGTCAAGATCATTACCAAAAAGTCGGGGAGGGGGGTATATACCTTTTAGCAGCCTTCGTCCATGCTGCTTGCATTGGAATAGTATATTCAccctatcatgaaaataaagtattttgagAAAGTATAACTATAGCATGAAAAGGtcaaaacaatatttatttatctattaatatattcatattcaacaATCAttaaagtacatttcgtaataaatcatgtttacaataaaaaaaaatgcataacatatgcaggattgaaacgtagcaatgaaatgaaaaaaaagtggaggggcctaattgtaaaatgtagacccctTATCAAAACTatatacaagggtaatatgatacaaatagagtaaaataatcagcaaaattctataaaattatatagatataaacactgcaacacaaatgtatatacactatatacaaaattaaatattgaccgtggataagtatgaagttcacaaatatttgattgaatcaataagaattcagaagaaattttttgatgagtacTTTAAATCGGTCAATGACCTGTATGCAGGTCATTGACtttaaggatacgtttctgacgaaacaattcatccgtatgagctctaaaggacatattgcatattattctcagtAC from Lytechinus variegatus isolate NC3 chromosome 8, Lvar_3.0, whole genome shotgun sequence includes the following:
- the LOC121420691 gene encoding lengsin-like, which produces MELIKKRLEENGITSVRFEQSDMYGIPHCRAIPTRHFEKMATRGINISMGYMAYDPRGRIAPNSGYGEEIHYSDCLAFPDLDTFQILPWCTKTARVLIEGVHEGEKVPVYPRVVARKQLERLEKHGLSLWSAHEHEFFVVKEGTMESLHGYTNSTAVIPMAAYEPFFQQILNDLPPAGVDIECYGVEADMGQLEITYRPEFGIKAADTAHTYKIGIKEIAQKQGLVASFMTKPFPERSSCSAHYCHSLWDVAGKVPMLYDAGSPTGLSEVGQHWVAGLMAHARAIAVLMAPTTNCLKRFKRYSVAPWNATWGPDNRTCAFRVKTNGGSGTYIENRLGASGCSPYISMAATIAAGLDGVINKLPLPEGIDGPGDAYKDEHIPPGTQKLPDNMEEAIEALLADAAITDALGPEFIKCFVASKRHDMKLEKEAISKGTVEEWERDYFFHIM